DNA sequence from the Portunus trituberculatus isolate SZX2019 chromosome 49, ASM1759143v1, whole genome shotgun sequence genome:
atatatatacacgacaTTATAGAAGTTTATCTTTATTCTaaaacctttcctctccccaaaGCAGCAATTGTACCCCGACAAGTCTTCTTACCTCCATGGCAAATTGTCCCACATAAGTGCCAGTCATGGTGGAACTCTGTCCAGCTGCCAAGATGCCCACAGCCCATATATACATGCAGGCAACGCCATATGTGCATCCCAAAAACACTCCCGCCTTGTAAAGATCTGCGTCCACAAGCTCATCATTATCCTGTATTGTGAATGAAAGAATTGTAAGATAAGatgtaactttatatattggtataacttctttttttcaaggCATATTTTCCGTAAATGGAGAATgatatctaagaaaaaaaaaagaatattggaaCATGGGTTTAAAACAAATAATTTGATGTGTATCTCAATGGAACCATGAGATTGTTGTTGTGACTCAATATATAATCAACTCAACTAATATTTTAATCAAAATTCAGATCACTTAATAGTCATCTCAGGAATAAATTATAtaactaaatatataaaaaaaattacctttaaTCTTAGTTCActttgtaaataatatatacaAGTCAGTCAAGAGAATGTCACAAGTATAGTGTTGGAAAGCAGTGAAAAGATTGCAATAAATGGTATATGGCAGTGAAAAACATTCCATTAATCCAAAAGGATTAAGCTTCCAggtcctaattttttttctctcatgacCTCATTAACTTTAATATTACTTTCGAGTATCTATATTTGTCATGCTTGAAACTTCCCATAAATAAGctacacctctcccctctctatcCACTCAGATGTGTTGTCACTGAGAGACCTATACTTAGAAGGTATAGGAATGCTTGAGCAGTGTTTTTATACAAACCTCTTCTTATTTCTGCCTCGTTATCCTTTGTCTTCATACATTCCCTGACATAATTctatttttgttcatctttcatCCTTTACCCCTAATCTGCTAAAggttacaataataatgaattgTCTGGCATGCCTCCACCCCATCTAAATGTATTCCTTCTTATATTACGGAGGTGCCTCACAATAATGGATACTTTTCTAAATTTTTCCCCATATGTTCCTTATATACGCTCCAATTTGCAACTTTCAATTATTTTGCCATCCTGAATAGCtcattacataaatatatacctACCAATATGTGAAAGACTCAGCCCTTCTGTAAACTTCAGTGCTCCTGAAgtcacttttcattttcataatcTCATAAAAGATCCCATAGCTACAGTAAAGAGATATCTATTATACCGAGTTCTAAAAAACACATGACACGTCCTTGTATTGCCTTACAGCTTCACACTTGGCACTCACTTGGAAAACATCAGAATGGGTGTTGTTCATGGAGACACACCGCTCATGCTGAAACAGAACGGGAAGAGTCAGTAGTGTGTCTCTTAGAGAGTACATGTACTATACTATGTGTATCACTCACCTATCGTTGTCTgctaaccaaccaaccaacctacAGCAATAACTCAGAGCTCAGAGTTGCCATTTCTTATGAAGGACTGAGACCATTCATACATCACACACCAGGACAGTAGGATTACAATCCCTTGGCTTACATCCTGTAACTACTTGCTGCCAGGTGAACAAGGGTTAAACATTACAAGGCTCACCATTTGCCTTATGATGCCTggtgcatgctctctctcttcagtctaaGTATGGCACATCTCTTCTTATATCAGtccttatatgtgtgtgtgtgtgtgtgtgtgtgtgtgtgtgtgtgtgtgtgtgtgtgtgtgtgtgtgtgtgtgtgtgtgtgtgtgtgtgtgtgtaattcactgtttgatctgctgctgcagtctctgacgagacagccagacgttaccctacggaacgagctcagagctcattatttccgatcttgggataggtctgagaccaggcacacaccacacaccgggacaacaaggtcacaactcctcgatttacatcccgtacctactcactgctaggtgaacaggggctacacgtgaaaggagacacacccaaatatctccacccggctggggaatcgagccccggtcatctggcttgtgaagccagcgctctaaccactgagctaccgggccgtgtgtgtgtgtgtgtgtgtgtgtgtgtgtgtgtgtgtgtgtgtgtgtgtgtgtgtgtgtgtgtgtgtgtgtgtgtgtgtgtgtgtgtgtgtgtgtgtgtaaataatatgaaaaaccTCAATTTTCATAGCATCATTTCATTAAGTCTACTGACACTAATTGTTCTGGATATAAAGTATTTGGATCACTTCATGAATTTAAGTCAAACTGGTAAATACAGTACTCACCACTTCATGATTAGTAACTCCGAAGAGACCCTTGGCAAAGACAGAGACAACGAACACATTAATgatgaaggaggtgaggagagcAATACACGCCTCAATGAAGAAATACTTGTTGGCTTCTcgcacttcctccttcttggtGCGGTCCACTTCCCGTGACTGTTTTGAGAAAGACACAGCAAGATTGCTAAGGTTATAATGCTGTGATGCTCAAACAATGCACTACAACACACTTGAAACTCACTATCTCCAAAGTGTCCCAGACTTTCCTAGCTATATATACTGAAACATGAGTCTTGTATCTGGCAGACTTATTTTCAAATTTAAGATGTAAATTGTAAATGAGAGCAAAATCTACTATGCTGAGTCTAACCAGTAACATCTTGATACATAAATTCACCTTAATGACTGGAATGCACTTGTTTTTGTGCCCAGCAAGTATGCATCATGCTGGGTTTCAGCATTATTAGTATTTATGACCAAACTAATGATGAGGTTCTTACACATTTTAGTCacattgtgtatttatttatggatACTACTCAGTTTCTGAAGGAACTGTAAACATTCACTCATCTAAAAATGTACTCATAGCAAATTAAAACATTTAATTTGTATGAAAATTCTATGCTCTAAAATGGAAGCACATGAAGTGAAATGTTTAAGTAGGAAAGTGtggcaaaaaagataaaaatgctagtaaagaaaattaagttaagtgaaagggaagtaaaaaaaaaaatgtaggtagCAATTAAGTTCAGCAATAAAGTGTAGCATTAAGAGTGTGACAGATAAGTTCAACGATTCATTGAGAGTttataggaaagaaagtaaatgaaaagtcACAAAACCAAATGAACTCCTCCTGTCTctgcctacctcctccaccaatgcttAGCCATCTAGCAGAGGTGTACCTGGAGCTACCTCATAACTTGAATTTGACTCACAAGTTAAAGCAAAAAGTTGACTGAGTGACAACTTGCATCTCAAATTCTTCTGAGAAGAGGTGCTCATAAACTgaggttactctctctctctctctctctctctctctctctctctctctctctctctcttatatatatatatatatatatatatatatatatatatatatatatatatatatatatatatatatatatatatatatatatatatatatatatatatatatatatatatatatatatatatatatatatatatatatatatatatatatatatatatatatatatatatatatatatatatatatatatatatatatatatatatatatatatacataccttGACAAGAGCAGAATGAAGGTAAAGGTTGTGAGGCATGATGACGGCCCCAACAATACCCACAGCCTGCAACAGTGCCCGGTTGTCACATCCTGAGCACCCAGGCACAAACAGGCCCTTGAGTACCTCCACTTGGTCTGGCTTTGACACCCCATACTGATAACCAAATGTGATGGCCATGACAGTAATGAGGAATCCAAAGAATGCCTCCAACTTACGCAGGCCATAGCGGTCCAgcgagaggaaagtgaaggtgtCAGCCACGGTGAGGAGTACACCACCCCAGAGAGGGATGCTGGGGTGGGAAAGAAAAACCCACATCACAAAGgaacatgaaaaggaaaggaagaaaggttcTTTTATGTATGAGATGTCAGACAGCAAAACCTTTTAGGTTTATAGATCCTTATTAGACTAATTTCAAAACTACAATATTTGATGAAGACTTAAAATAGCTTACTTGTACAGTAAAAGAACTAGCTACATTTTATGTATCctaattatatatttattcattttcattgactttttttatgtcctttgCTGGTTCCCCTCCAACATAAAAAAACTATTAAGTTATTAGTGTACATATTTATTTCAGTAAGAATAGTACCTACATTTTGTAATAAATTGTTTAGGAGAATGTGTACCTAGGAACATATCCaaataaactttaaaaaataaaatgttaaacTCCAAGTCCAATTCATagaatatatttcttttactccaactaataaaaataaccaaaaattctagaaatattatgaaaagaagagggaaagatggcCATGTGGCAAACCCAGTCAACTTACGCCTTATtggagaggaggtagagagcAATGGAGGTGCCAATCACCTCCTGCATGTCTGAACCAATGATTGCTATCTCTACCATGATCCAGAGCAGGAGCCGTGGTACCTTGGGATAGTAGCGGTAACACACCTCAGCCAAATGCAGACCTGTCACTGTACCCAGTCGAGCTGAGAGGCGTTGCATCACTAGACCCAGCACGGTAGCCCACATCAGCACCCATAAcagctgtcacacacacacacacacacacacacacacacacacacacacacaggaaaagcaTAAGATTTTACATTAATATATTTATTATAAT
Encoded proteins:
- the LOC123499148 gene encoding natural resistance-associated macrophage protein 2-like gives rise to the protein MSGQVNFGVSEEDQRRTPEESPTQSPSLSSPTFPTNTVSGATENSYLTSNAEFETYFNNDRILIPESENKLFSFRKLWAFTGPGFLMSIAYLDPGNIESDLQSGAAASYKLLWVLMWATVLGLVMQRLSARLGTVTGLHLAEVCYRYYPKVPRLLLWIMVEIAIIGSDMQEVIGTSIALYLLSNKAIPLWGGVLLTVADTFTFLSLDRYGLRKLEAFFGFLITVMAITFGYQYGVSKPDQVEVLKGLFVPGCSGCDNRALLQAVGIVGAVIMPHNLYLHSALVKSREVDRTKKEEVREANKYFFIEACIALLTSFIINVFVVSVFAKGLFGVTNHEVHERCVSMNNTHSDVFQDNDELVDADLYKAGVFLGCTYGVACMYIWAVGILAAGQSSTMTGTYVGQFAMEGFLNLRWKRWQRVLLTRTIAITPTFFIAFYQDINDLTGMNDLLNAVMSLQLPFALIPTITFTSAHKVMGDFKNGIFTRVLASLLSLVIIAINLWFVINFLNTTLNGQWWAYMLVVCCGIFYFSLIIYLTVFLVAAFGINLSCNIPIISKHLEQTAYFLDLKDGMPETATMPQHIRMEDSN